The Vanessa tameamea isolate UH-Manoa-2023 chromosome 8, ilVanTame1 primary haplotype, whole genome shotgun sequence DNA segment ATATTTACGTGAAATAATTCTAGCAATATTTTTCAgttaaatcgaaatttaaattctctAAGCCAAAAATTAACCAGTCAGCACATTATTGTTGAATTGTTAATGAAACCGtacattaattaatgtaatgaaCTTTATGGAATGTCTTTAGACGTTTACCGTATTCATTCTGGTGTCATTTAAAAGGTACCCCTTCCTGTAGGATAATCAGAAGGATGTCATGATATTCATGATGTAAGTATAATCTGGACTTTCGTGCTGTCTATCGTTCCTGTTGTTAAATTGGTTGTAGTATAGAACACGGGGTCGATCATCTCCCCGCTTGCccgattaaaatcaaaatataacggGGCTCAATATTGCGACTGCCCTGAAACAAGCTAAGGACAGAGTGAAGGAACAGTGTGAGGAGAAAACTAGTCGACCAATCGACGTAGGCACTTCAGAACAAGCACGACCTTCTAATGAAGCACACGAAGAAGAAGATCATTCCGTAATTCCGTTGTAGGTCTTCGCAGTCCAAGTTCAGTCCACGTCGTCGTTGTTTTGGGACTGTTTGAAGACCAAGTTCAATACTAATACTTGGTGtcagggttttgtgcaagtctgtctgcTTAAGGACCACCTAGTAATCACGTATTCCACCCCAAGCAActatattcagtattgttgtgttccagtttgaagagtgaacgAGCCAGtgaacaggcacaagggatacgTCTATCTTAGTTCCTatggttggtggcacattggtttTATAAGGAGCGGTAAATTTTTcatacggtgccaatgtctatgaggcatggtgatcacttacctcAGGTAGTACACATCTTCTCaacctacttattttatattaaaaaaccattactagtgaaattaaaattggaCTGCCTTAGGGGTATGATGAATCCAATGTAATAGGTATAATTACGATCGGCTGGTAAACAGACATATTAATCACGAACATATGTAGGTATACCTACATACAGATGGATTGATAAACACCTCCTTTTTAAgacagtttaaatattataacaataatttcaatCTGATACAAAAATTAGttagttaaatttattctaaatataagtaagtataaacagtaatgtaaaaatataaattaacccaCTACAGTATTATAAGTACAGTTTTGTCTCCCTGCTATCATCCTCTACATGATAATAATGAGATGATGATGCTGGTACGTACTGgcctataattattttattttatagatgaattaaaaaaaaaaaaggttgtgtgaaatattcattttaccTGAGTGATGTTGGGACGAAATGTAGTGAATAAAACATAACGTGTTAGATAAACTCACCGCCCAATTCACTACAGTAcataataaattgcaaaaaacTAACAGTACAGTGATTTTTTTGTTCTATGTTTTGTTATAtccgtatatataaataatacgttatAATACTATCgtagtattacatttatataatagatatgtatttatatattacacatataaagaGTACTCTGGTCACTGACTAATATTGACTGATTAAGCCATCTGTCAACGCACAACTCAGTCGGTCTAGAATCTTAAAATTGCATAAGAGCTGTTTTAGTAATAAACACACCAAGGgacattatttatagaaataaccTGAATTGGGGTTACGGTAAATGATTGTACGGAATTAATTACcgtcttattaataatttgcatCGTAAGATTTCGAAAAAGACCCCTAAAGCACGGGTTAGtaaaatttttgatttgatttccaAATTTCCAAACAAAGGTGTTTTAACAATTCGTCAAAATTTGGTGTAAGTCAAATTCATAGATAACTTTACAGTATTTTCTATGTCACGGACAGAAAATGATCTCGTGATGTTTGATGCGAGAGACAAATAACCACTTAGCCGGACGCTCGTCAATGTTACGTATTGTGTGATTATTATTAGACCAGCTCACTCATTTTTAACATAAGTCTAGACACATACAATGGAGGCGAGATTGTCCGTTGGACAGAATATACGAAACCTCGACTAAGATCGTAAGGTCAAATATGGATAGCCtctgagtttttatttaaaatcttcaaaaattaaaatacatataaatatgtccACTATCATGTAGTGGATCAGCAgcatgagtttttttttcagttttttatagatttggtattattttaatggtttTGCAGTTTAAACATTACTTAAAGGTACAAAAGGGGGTTATCGGTACGATAgcttattaacaatataaccaatgatttatacttttaaaattgttttatagttttcTAGTACtttttgaaaaagtattttcaatagGTGCCTAAAATACCATCAAGTCAATAGCTAAACAAACTAAACacgattaaatttgtataaaaaaatttttacttttaataaatacatttttatttaaaatttcttaagacaatcatttaatttttagatttatcaACTAAGAATATTATATGTCTTCATGTTGTTCACGGTCTTacacgtttaatttatttgatatatttttatatataaaaatagtagtaaGTGCTCCTCTCGTATAAAAATGTGGCCGTCACGAGACAACCGGCTGGCAATTTGAAGAATTAATAATTGTAGAAAATTATAGCAATATATAGCCATGAGTTTATAGAATATGCGTCACGAAGACAAAAGAGAGTAGAGAGGGGACTCGAAGGCATAAGTGTCATACCATGTGCCGTAATGGCGTACGATTTGATTCTCGCCAATGCGCAACAATAACAGTtttacatcaataataatattaaaatactttatttcccacgaaataaaagaaaaactatttgataaaatacgaacatttttttaaatctttttaaaaaaatgttactatgTCTTACTTCcgagatattaaaatatcaactattTCCGAGTGTATGGTCACAGCTGCGGCCGAAGAGTAACAGAAAATGGGACTGCTACAAATATGTCAGTCTGTCACATAGAGAACagacttatttaaaatgttataagtgTAACATACAGTCGGTGGtagtacatatttttgtttgacataatacattttgtattaagaACGTGCATTAATGTTGAAGAATTATATTCGCCTTCTGATGATTACGAATTACCGATTAGGCAATGGTCGGCAATAcacactatttaaatatatagttttttaattaaagtattttaactcAATAAATTTCGACCACAAGTGTGAAAATTTTATGCCATGGAGATTAAATGTTGTTAAACTTTATagatatatgtaaaaatgtaattaaattacatgtaaaACTTGGAGTGAAAATATTTCCttgaagataaataattaaattgacgtgaaaaattaatatgatggaaaattattgaaaacatgACTTTAGTTGCATTTCTTAATTACTCAATAACGACCCGCGGCGACTTCGCAcggttgcaatttattaataaagaaattgttaggatgtaaatataatttttataccaaGGATGTTATAGAATTCCGTAACCGTAACaatcggatatccgaaataataatctatccgaaactttatatttttgaactGTAATTGTTTACTTCttcatattcaataaaaacctACAGTTAAAGTCGGATTGTTTCTTGGTAACAAtttgtatttcgcttttataaattcttaagcAATCTGATATCCGTAAGTGAAACTATCCGTAGTAATCGGATAATCCGTAAATAATTAGGTATCCGTAACCATATCTAAAAccggtaaattattatttatatccgtATCCAGTTCTATAATTTCATATCCATAACTTCtcttatttatatcttaaagcACTCAAGAATATTGTAGCTTTTTAccagtatttattttagaatcgtATATGTGGACATTACCCCCATAGAAACAAACGATATTtacacatttacaatattagtatagtatagctttgttttttattagcttgtatacaaaattgatagaaatttgaatttaatagcTTTCAGTTTCTGAATAGctgatcaaaatcaaattaagtaaattgGTTTCAGTCTGAATGGTTATTGGTCGGTGGCAGTCGATTACGTAATAGGCAACCAATCAGGCGTAAGCTTATGCTTAATATAGTTatcgttttgataaaatattaacagattTCTTAGTCACGTATCTTCTATTAACTTCTTTTTATCTTTCTTCTAGGtggttcttattttaaaaaaaaactaatactaCACGAATCTACTCTATTCGCGGAAGTTTTTTACCTTACCTCATTACCTTCACAAgtctcatttattttaatatgcgtATTTAGTGACATTTCATGTcagcattttaatatattatttctagagAAAAGCCTACGAGTGTGTGTGTTACTTTTAACTATGACTGTGTAACTTTTGATACTCCAGAATGAGACTTTTAATGTGTAGTATTATTTACGTACAAATAAAGGAGTGACtgagaaaatataatgtaatattcattCCATCAAAAGATTGGTTTTTAATGGAATGAAATGATTTATATGAATAGTTATTTCAGAAATTTccataacaaattatattacatattattatgatttatcgAGGGAactttatagaatttaatatacTGCATTTTCATGTACTTGATTATAATAGGGCAAATAAATTGCGTTTAAAAAACTCGCTTTGTTATGCCATTCCGCATCTAACTTTACGTCgctaatatattgttttagttttgtGTTACGAGATTATCtacactataaatttaaaaaaatactatatatattaaatgtatcaatTATTATGGAATTGTTTTTTCCATTTGTCATtttcaagaaatattattaacctATTTCCGTGGAAGAGTTACAATAAACCGACAgcatacaatttaattcaaaatataattcatttgttaAGCGGAATTTTGTTTTTGGTAAAATAAGTATACGAATAATGTAGTACCTATtctaaaattttagttttgaagcatttttcttagaaatataaaatatatatatatattgaattgaatgatAATTTGTTTATCTACAAAACCGCCATAAAGAATTTTGCTGATCCAATTTACTAacataaagatattataaaactagtgattgttattttatttgacctgaatataatttttagggataaaattattcaaacgaACTAAACTTGCAAAAGCGATGGCATGCATCCAATgctatgttaattaatttgcatataataaatttgatgtaTTATACTGCTTCAATTTGGCCTGGCCGTTCGGAAATCGGATCACCGTGTTCTGAAGATAATATATTACGGCCTTAACAATAACGGTTAAAAGCGGTCGTGTGGCCAAAATGAGAATACTCGTGGTTGACTGTGGCGTGTACTCGTCCGAGCTAACCTGGGCGAGATAATCGCGAGGTTGCGACTAGTCGCTCAAGTCGTTCAGCTCAAAGGACTCGTGTTCCTAGTGCTTTGGTTCGCGATCGCCTAcacattgttattgtttttctaATAATGGTGAGATACGTCGTGAAGTGATTGtggattttgttgttttttactttttttaaatcagtctTTGTTTGGtgttttggatatttttaacgtttataatttatcctCTGTTTGTTTTCAGGAGGAACTTGACAAGGAACAAATTaccagtaagtttttttttttttttcatttataatatttgttgatttaatttttgtttcgtttaagGAATATTTCAAATGCTTCGAAAGGACTTTTagattaatttaagattaattgaaaaacaattctcattttaaaatttatacgtattaacattttttttttggatattttaaagCGTTTCATACAAATACAGTTAAGTAATTTTACTTTCAGTTCTCAAAAAAGCCTTTGAGGCTTTCGATCACGAGAAGAAAGGATGCATCGGTACTGTGATGGTTGGTACTATCCTAGGCATGCTTGGGCACCAGGTCACAGACGACACCCTTAAGGAAATCATCGATGAAGTGGACGTGGATGGTGAGAACCTAAAATATTCTTACATatgaattacaaaacaaatattataagttataacatcaacatcatcatgtgacgttaatatttcttgatttttgacaaaatataacattaacattatttaaaatgctcaatatttttattgcgtgaatttaaatatgaactATTTGAAGTTCGTATTATTAAGGTTAATGCTATATTAGTGTACACTAAATGTAgtcacgataaaaataaatagtaaaatatattttgtacaaaatgtagAATAAGAAGGTAAATAAAGTGGTTTTGTTGTTTGATTGTTTTGGCACAGAACGAAAATGAATGCAGTCGTTTTAAATTCTTATCAACTGCCAAGcgaatattaagattatttcgCTAATCATGTACtcggaaaataataaaattgaaccgACATTTCTCAGTGGTTACCccttacttttaaatatgaacTGGCGTTTAGATCCTGGGAAGGCCAACAGATTTTTTCATAAGCgtattttgtgttaataattcatctcgtgctcggcagcgAAGGAAAACGTCATGACTACATGCGTCCGATAATTCGTTAATTTTTGAAGGGTCGTCTTCAACAAATTTTATTGCGCTTGTTATCATTCTAACATTGACAGCAATTTAACTtatagtgatatatttatttataaatctgatCATTCCTGgactataataatcatttttcgATTTTGATTTCTATATTAACGtacatattacaaatacatatattagtttTATCTCTTTcagtcttttattaaaataatgaatacaatttaaaagtttCACCTGATTCTATTGATAAAAAGTATAACTTGCCCTATTCTTATTTCTCATAACATATAGCACAAACATGGTAAAAATAACTTAAGTTTAATAGTGACTACTATTTAACTTAACTttcgacatttttttaaaagtaaaagatagGTAGTAAAAACAAAATCCAAAGCCGTCCAATTTTGGAATATCAATAGTTTTGcgaggtttttatttttcatattgcgTTGAAATCCGAGAGCTTGTTACGACACGTTGTGATGAGCGATGACTTGTTATGACATGTCcacataataaatgaaatattgccTATTCCACGCTCGCATTCCGGTATTAAATATTGGGAGTTAATCTCGACGTaacgattaatatttcaatatcagcatttgattttcattttgaaagtACCTAAAATTTTCATGGTATCCTAGCAATTTTCTGAGTTTTGAAAACATCcataattaggtatataattatattggtgTTTTCCTAGCACGCAATCGTcagatattttgatttcaaataacTTTTGAGTGttcttatttacatttatttacatttaaattacatttgtgtgtaagaatagaataaattaatttaaatattgtaataagtattgtatttcaaatgcaTCTGTAGTTCTATATGATATGGACTATAGCCTGAAGATTTATAGtctagaatatttttcaataaatgataCATTTGACGCAAAAATATTTCCAGAATAAAACTCATATCTTATAAAGATAagagtttgtttatattataagagtATATTAGTAGAGATTACATTCTAATTGAAAGTTTTGTACATATTTGTAATGACCAGTCAAAGATCCGTTAGCGTGAGTTAAACTTGTTAATTATACAGAAAAACTCTTTAATATGAGACTAAAttgctgtttattttaatacaaatatatctcagattaaaaaaaagggaATAACCACGACCACTGAAATACTTTTGGGAAGAgaggtaaattttaataatttaaaaaaacaatgtaatattatattaatatttatgatcaattattttgataaaaatattccattagtAAAAGATGAAGAAATATGCTGccgtaaatacaaaaaaaaaataattaaatagtctGTTGTTTTAGAGGAAGTGTACTGATTTCAGGATCTGGAGAGCTGGAGTTCGAGGAGTTCGTAACCTTGGCATCAAGGTTCATGGTTGAGGAGGACGCGGAAGCCATGCAGGCGGAACTTAAAGAAGCATTCCGTTTATATGATAAAGAAGGTTAGGAtccatgtttaatattaatttataatatattcataaaagtaaatttcatcagcattatatatttacaaatcaactaatacatatttgtatgaTTAGATTGGTCGAACAAAGACAAAActctattttaagatatataataatacaattactatatataaatgtaacaaaattattaaaaaaataattgaaaattcttCGAAGTATAATTCgtataattcaaacaaaattttgGATTAGCAATTTTCGGATCCAATTATAGGAAAAACTATTCGAAGCTCTGAAAAGTTAAAACGAAACTGTTTTgtgtaatttattcataataaataatggaaAGTAagccattaaataataaaaattaaacttaatacagttttaaaacagtatttatGTAAGTTAGTCATGCAATATAGCATTCagaa contains these protein-coding regions:
- the LOC113400014 gene encoding troponin C, isoallergen Bla g 6.0101-like — translated: MEELDKEQITILKKAFEAFDHEKKGCIGTVMVGTILGMLGHQVTDDTLKEIIDEVDVDGSGELEFEEFVTLASRFMVEEDAEAMQAELKEAFRLYDKEGNGYITTQVLREILRELDDKISAEELDMMIEEIDSDGSGTVDFDEFMEVMTGGDD